A single Populus nigra chromosome 13, ddPopNigr1.1, whole genome shotgun sequence DNA region contains:
- the LOC133670370 gene encoding transcription factor MYB1-like, which translates to MVGSLGVRKGAWTEEEDILLRKCVEKYGEGRWHEVPSRAGLNRCRKSCRMRWLNYLKPNIKRGQFSVDEVDLIIRLHKLLGNRWSLIAGRLSGRTANDVKNYWNSNQRKKVISSTDEVRSKPEAKSIIRDNIIKPQPWKFRNLFWLRGKRAPLINVGSQYGNDLCKPCYTTVSPPSDINEVESLWWESSLDDKEINLTINSSCLGSVSAAAAYLESSESHFVENNAPGGIKTGDVFYEQGQNCWSDISLDADLRNLINTELDQQRPEGL; encoded by the exons ATGGTAGGCTCATTAGGAGTAAGGAAAGGTGCATGGACGGAGGAGGAAGATATACTTCTAAGGAAGTGCGTTGAGAAATATGGTGAAGGAAGATGGCATGAAGTTCCTTCCAGAGCAG GCTTGAATCGATGCAGGAAAAGCTGCAGAATGAGGTGGTTGAATTATCTTAAGCCCAATATCAAGAGAGGACAGTTTTCGGTGGACGAAGTGGACTTGATTATCAGACTACACAAGTTGCTTGGCAATAG GTGGTCATTGATAGCTGGTAGACTTTCAGGAAGAACAGCGAATGATGTAAAGAATTATTGGAACTCAAACCAGCGTAAGAAGGTGATTTCTAGCACTGATGAAGTTCGATCAAAACCAGAAGCAAAATCAATCATAAGAGACAACATAATAAAGCCTCAACCTTGGAAGTTCAGAAATTTATTCTGGTTAAGAGGAAAACGTGCTCCACTTATTAATGTTGGTTCTCAATATGGGAACGATCTTTGTAAGCCATGTTATACAACAGTATCGCCACCTTCCGACATTAATGAAGTTGAAAGTTTATGGTGGGAAAGCTCGTTAGATGACAAAGAAATTAATCTAACGATCAACAGTAGTTGTCTGGGTTCTgtttcagcagcagcagcttacCTAGAGTCCAGCGAAAGTCATTTTGTAGAGAACAACGCACCAGGAGGGATAAAAACCGGGGACGTGTTCTATGAACAAGGACAAAATTGTTGGAGTGACATTTCTTTGGATGCAGACCTTCGGAATCTAATCAATACAGAACTAGATCAACAACGACCTGAAGGACTTTAG
- the LOC133671154 gene encoding protein C2-DOMAIN ABA-RELATED 4-like isoform X2 translates to MVMLVSCILMWKLKTRVIKQNINPEWNDDLTLSVVDPNLPVLIKVYDKDTFSLDDKMGDAEFDIRQFIEVVRMQLDNLPSGTIIRKIQPSRENCLAEESCIVWANGKVIQNMFLRLRHVESGEVELQLEWIDIPGSRGI, encoded by the exons atggTTATGCTGGTCTCTTGTATTTTGATGTGG AAACTGAAGACTCGTGTTATAAAGCAAAATATCAATCCTGAGTGGAATGATGATTTAACTCTTTCCGTTGTGGATCCAAATCTTCCAGTCTTGATA AAAGTGTATGACAAAGACACGTTCAGCTTAGATGATAAGATGGGAGATGCAGAATTCGACATCAGACAATTCATAGAAGTCGTAAGGATGCAATTGGATAACCTCCCTAGTGGAactattataagaaaaattcaaCCAAGCAGGGAAAACTGCCTAGCTGAAGAGAGCTGCATTGTCTGGGCTAATGGCAAAGTGATTCAAAACATGTTTCTTAGACTTCGACATGTTGAGAGTGGCGAGGTTGAACTCCAGCTAGAGTGGATTGATATTCCTGGTTCAAGGGGCATTTAG
- the LOC133671716 gene encoding transcription factor MYB1-like, producing the protein MVSLLGVRKGAWTEEEDILLRKCVEKYGEGRWHQVPSKTGLNRCRKSCRLRWLNYLKPNIKRGQFSVDEVDLIIRLHKLLGNRWSLIAGRLPGRTANDVKNYWNTNLRKKVVSSTREAQTEPEAKSITKDNIIKPRPRNLKKLYWLRAGKGTPFINVASQYGDDLCQPYSTTALPPSDTDEVERMWWESLLDDKEINLTNNNSCLGSGSAVNQDPIKSLFVEDNAAGGIMIGDVFCEQGQSSCAGISFDANLQNQIVTEIYQHGPEGL; encoded by the exons ATGGTAAGCTTATTAGGAGTAAGAAAAGGTGCATGGACCGAAGAGGAAGATATACTTCTAAGGAAGTGCGTTGAGAAATATGGTGAAGGAAGATGGCATCAAGTTCCTTCCAAAACAG GCTTGAATAGATGCAGGAAGAGCTGTAGATTGAGGTGGTTGAATTATCTTAAGCCGAATATCAAGAGAGGACAGTTTTCCGTAGACGAAGTAGACTTGATTATCAGGCTACACAAGTTGCTTGGCAACAG GTGGTCATTGATTGCCGGTAGACTTCCAGGAAGAACAGCGAATGATGTAAAGAATTATTGGAACACAAACCTGCGTAAGAAGGTGGTTTCTAGCACTAGAGAAGCTCAAACAGAACCAGAAGCAAAATCAATAACGAAAGACAACATAATAAAGCCTCGACCTcggaacttaaaaaaattatattggttAAGAGCTGGAAAAGGTACTCCATTTATTAATGTTGCTTCTCAATATGGGGATGATCTTTGTCAGCCATATTCTACCACGGCATTACCACCTTCCGATACTGATGAAGTTGAAAGGATGTGGTGGGAAAGCCTGTTAGATGACAAAGAAATTAATCTAACGAACAACAACAGTTGTCTGGGTTCTGGTTCAGCAGTCAACCAAGATCCCATCAAAAGTCTTTTTGTAGAGGACAACGCAGCAGGAGGGATAATGATTGGGGATGTGTTCTGTGAACAAGGACAAAGTTCTTGCGCTGGCATTTCTTTTGATGCAAACCTTCAGAATCAAATCGTTACAGAAATATACCAACATGGACCCGAAGGACTTTAG
- the LOC133671154 gene encoding protein C2-DOMAIN ABA-RELATED 4-like isoform X1: MENLLGLLRIHVTRGIDLAIRDIRSSDPYVVVKMGKQKLKTRVIKQNINPEWNDDLTLSVVDPNLPVLIKVYDKDTFSLDDKMGDAEFDIRQFIEVVRMQLDNLPSGTIIRKIQPSRENCLAEESCIVWANGKVIQNMFLRLRHVESGEVELQLEWIDIPGSRGI; this comes from the exons ATGGAGAACTTGTTAGGTTTGCTTAGAATTCATGTGACCAGAGGGATCGACCTTGCTATCAGAGATATCCGCAGCAGTGACCCTTATGTTGTGGTCAAGATGGGCAAACAG AAACTGAAGACTCGTGTTATAAAGCAAAATATCAATCCTGAGTGGAATGATGATTTAACTCTTTCCGTTGTGGATCCAAATCTTCCAGTCTTGATA AAAGTGTATGACAAAGACACGTTCAGCTTAGATGATAAGATGGGAGATGCAGAATTCGACATCAGACAATTCATAGAAGTCGTAAGGATGCAATTGGATAACCTCCCTAGTGGAactattataagaaaaattcaaCCAAGCAGGGAAAACTGCCTAGCTGAAGAGAGCTGCATTGTCTGGGCTAATGGCAAAGTGATTCAAAACATGTTTCTTAGACTTCGACATGTTGAGAGTGGCGAGGTTGAACTCCAGCTAGAGTGGATTGATATTCCTGGTTCAAGGGGCATTTAG